One segment of Solanum lycopersicum chromosome 1, SLM_r2.1 DNA contains the following:
- the TRM6/7/8B gene encoding uncharacterized protein TRM6/7/8B, with amino-acid sequence MEVEKRTSKGGFLQLFDWNIKSRKKLFSNKSELPDNSKQGKENANGSANLRLQQAHDHSLGSNSKQNYDFYSASSVAEDESYGQKAPGVVARLMGLDSLPTSKESDPNFNASSDCHSFRDSPYLSFIADFQNEHHMIVDGNMRNKLDGFKRNPVEVRLQKVQSRPIERFQSEVLPPKSAKPIAVTQPRLLSPIKSPGFIPPKNAAYIIEAAAKIYQQSPRPAAREKVQSSGSSSAPLRIRDLRDQIEAVQRQSSIYEAPHRPKEQNSVKNVRRQPCERGQVQSDNLRQLRVSEVSRRDVSQNKGKEKSVSLAVQAKTNVQKREGKESTSSKNPLNQKEQNESKSGRRRTSVKVGERKNSLNRPSDVLRQNNQKQNSASNKDGESSNTSAPYHKEKKSSSTGNMSRSTKTVSRIVVNTTAATGIASIVETDVGKDLSSSRDSRVRSFTGKKQPVNVDIGSDECGADNMMKNKDERSIKCNLTIEGCSNWETADRKNGSDVVSFTFTSPIKKSMPGPTSSSHVLEKNSALCLFPGSYDDQSDSRTSTMPSFRIGGDDLGILLEQKIKELTSKVGPSCEDFIKTGTASTSTNAFEDSVSIVAHGRRPQVDLLNEKAGDPGHSSVDDLQLTATQMWQGPNRVENPKTASSITCEGEFSLASSMEPSISGGSCSSLDSFRSLATDGSKYHLSDGSHYMMNWKTYMRTHLVEGDAELLDSASSASLADAGEKESTTTLTSSNFNESAYWEFQYIRDIIRSSDMVMEEFLLGEVQSIIALDLFDKLENQQARTNKNAEEQLKMRRRVLFHSAVECLELRCKLSFGRGVEAWAKWTTLVQRKEWLAEEVYRVIASWTSMEELMVDEVVDKDMSTQDGKWTDFSFEACEEGVDIEKEILSSLMDDLIGDLM; translated from the exons ATGGAGGTTGAAAAGAGAACTTCAAAGGGAGGCTTTCTTCAGCTATTTGATTGGAATATCAAATCTCGAAAGAAGCTTTTCTCTAACAAGTCTGAACTACCTG ACAACTCTaaacaaggaaaagaaaatgCCAATGGATCAGCCAATTTAAGACTTCAGCAG GCTCACGATCATAGTCTTGGTTCCAACTCCAAGCAGAACTATGATTTCTATAGTGCTTCATCAGTAGCTGAGGATGAAAGTTATGGTCAAAAAGCACCTGGGGTTGTTGCACGTCTTATGGGATTGGATTCTTTGCCAACTTCAAAAGAGTCTGATCCCAATTTTAATGCATCCTCTGATTGTCACTCCTTCAGAGATTCTCCATACCTAAGTTTTATAGCTGATTTCCAGAATGAACATCATATGATAGTCGATGGTAACATGCGAAATAAACTGGACGGATTTAAGAGAAACCCTGTTGAAGTAAGGCTGCAGAAGGTGCAGAGCCGTCCCATCGAGAGGTTCCAAAGTGAGGTATTGCCTCCAAAATCAGCTAAACCTATTGCAGTTACTCAACCAAGATTGTTATCTCCTATCAAGAGTCCTGGGTTCATCCCTCCTAAGAATGCAGCTTACATAATAGAGGCAGCTGCTAAAATATACCAGCAGAGTCCTCGACCCGCTGCCAGAGAAAAGGTGCAATCTTCTGGGTCTTCCTCTGCCCCTTTGAGAATACGGGACTTGAGAGATCAAATAGAGGCTGTTCAGAGACAGTCTAGTATTTATGAAGCACCGCACAGGCCAAAAGAACAAAATTCTGTAAAGAACGTCAGAAGACAACCCTGTGAAAGAGGCCAGGTTCAATCAGATAATTTGCGTCAATTGAGGGTTTCTGAGGTATCAAGAAGAGATGTATCCCAGAATAAGGGGAAGGAGAAGTCAGTTTCACTAGCAGTTCAGGCAAAGACCAATGTTCAGAAAAGAGAGGGGAAGGAATCTACTTCTAGTAAGAACCCATTGAACCAGAAAGAACAGAATGAGTCTAAGTCTGGTCGGAGGCGGACAAGTGTAAAAGTAGGGGAAAGGAAAAATTCTCTCAACCGTCCTTCTGATGTGCTCAGACAGAACAACCAGAAGCAGAACTCTGCATCTAATAAAGACGGGGAGAGTTCGAACACTTCAGCTCCCTACcataaagagaaaaaatcatCATCTACTGGTAACATGTCTAGGTCAACCAAGACTGTAAGTAGGATTGTTGTAAATACCACAGCTGCTACTGGAATTGCAAGTATTGTAGAAACTGACGTTGGAAAGGACCTTTCATCATCTAGGGACTCCAGAGTGAGGTCCTTTACTGGAAAGAAACAGCCAGTCAATGTTGATATTGGTTCTGATGAATGTGGTGCTGACAATATGATGAAGAATAAAGATGAGAGGTCTATAAAATGTAACTTAACTATTGAAGGATGCTCCAATTGGGAAACAGCTGACAGGAAAAATGGGAGTGATGTAGTGTCATTTACTTTCACCTCACCCATCAAAAAATCAATGCCTGGCCCCACTTCATCAAGTCATGTTTTGGAAAAGAACAGTGCTTTGTGTCTTTTTCCAGGTTCCTATGATGATCAGTCTGATTCAAGGACATCAACAATGCCTTCTTTTCGCATTGGTGGTGATGATTTAGGTATTCTCTTAGAACAAAAGATTAAAGAATTAACTTCTAAAGTCGGACCATCTTGTGAAGATTTCATCAAAACGGGGACTGCTTCTACTTCTACCAATGCTTTTGAAGATAGTGTGTCCATTGTAGCACATGGGAGGAGACCTCAAGTTGATTTGCTTAATGAAAAAGCAGGTGACCCTGGTCACTCTTCTGTTGATGACCTCCAGCTTACTGCAACTCAGATGTGGCAG GGTCCAAATAGGGTAGAAAATCCCAAAACTGCCAGCAGCATTACGTGTGAAGGAGAATTTAGTCTGGCCTCAAGTATGGAACCTTCTATTTCAGGAGGCAGTTGCAGCTCTTTGGATAGCTTCAGAAGTTTAGCAACTGATG GGAGCAAGTATCATCTGTCTGATGGATCTCACTACATGATGAATTGGAAAACCTACATGAGGACTCATCTGGTGGAAGGTGATGCAGAGTTGCTGGACTCGGCCTCTTCCGCTTCTCTTGCTGATGCAGGTGAAAAGGAGTCGACTACTACGTTAACTTCCTCAAATTTCAATGAATCAGCTTACTGGGAGTTCCAATATATCAGAGATATAATTAGAAGCTCCGACATGGTAATGGAAGAATTCTTGTTGGGTGAGGTTCAGAGCATTATTGCTCTTGATCTCTTTGACAAGCTGGAAAATCAGCAGGCTCGAACCAACAAAAATGCAGAGGAGCAGCTGAAGATGCGGAGAAGAGTTTTGTTCCATTCAGCAGTCGAATGCTTGGAACTCAGATGCAAACTGAGTTTCGGCAGAGGTGTTGAAGCTTGGGCTAAGTGGACAACATTGGTCCAAAGAAAGGAGTGGTTAGCAGAAGAAGTGTATAGAGTGATTGCCAGCTGGACAAGCATGGAAGAGTTGATGGTGGATGAGGTTGTTGACAAGGACATGAGCACACAAGACGGGAAGTGGACCGATTTCAGCTTTGAAGCCTGTGAAGAGGGTGTTGACATCGAGAAGGAGATCCTTTCATCTTTGATGGATGATTTGATCGGTGACCTAATGTGA